TTACAGATTTGATTGATACTCTCCTCGTATACCCTGAAAACATGAAAAGAAATCTTAAGATGACTCATGGATTAATCTATTCACAAAGAATTCTTTTAGAACTCGCTAAAAAGGGAATTACTAGAGAAAAGGCTTATGAACTTGTTCAGAGAAATGCCCTTGAGTCGTGGGAAGAGGGCGTAGAATTTTATGAATTGGTTAGTAGTGACGAAGAAATAAAAAAGCTCCTCACCAAAGAAGAATTAGATGCCTGCTTTGATTTAGACTATCACTTAAAACATGTAGACACAATATTTGAGAGGGTATTTAAGGAAGATTCAATCTAAGAATTATTCATAAGGAGATTAGAGTTATGCCCCTTGTTAAGATATACGTGACCTTAAAGAAGGGAGTGTTAGATCCTCAAGGCAAGACAGTAAAAAACTCTTTGGATTCCCTTGGTTATTCTTTTGTAGAGGATGTCAGGATTGGAAAATACATGGAGATAACCGTCAATAATATTCCTAACAATGAATTGAATAAAAGGATAGATGAGGCGTGTCAGAAACTTCTGGCAAATCCCATAATCGAAAACTATAGATTTGAAATAGAAAATCACAAATAGGGAACAGAAATGAGGTTTGGAGTAGTAGTATTTCCAGGTTCAAATTGTGACCATGATTGCTACAGGGTTGTGAAAGAGGTTTTAAAAGAATCTGTAGATTTTATCTGGCATAAGGATAGCGATCTGATTGGATATGATTGTATCATTTTGCCAGGCGGCTTTTCATATGGTGACTATTTAAGAACTGGTGCTATAGCAAGATTTTCACCAGTAATGAACTCTATAAAGGAATTTGCAGAGAACGGCAAGTTAGTCATAGGGATATGTAATGGCTTTCAGATACTTTCAGAATCTGGTCTCCTTCCAGGTGCCATGTTAAGAAATAGAGGCCTGAAATTCATATGCAAATTTGTCTCTCTAAAAACAGAAAATATCAAGTCACCCTTTACCTCAGGATTTGGCAAGGGAAAGGTAATTAGAATGCCTATAGCCCATAATGAAGGTTGTTATTATGCTGACCAGGAAACACTTAAAGCTCTTAAAAAAAATAATCAAATCATATTCAGATATTGTTCTATTTCTGGAGATGTGAGTGAAAAGGATAATCCTAATGGTTCTCTAGAAAATATAGCTGGTATTTGTAATAGGGAAGGGAATGTACTTGGAATGATGCCACATCCTGAAAGAGCTTCAGAGGATATTTTGGGAAGCTCAGATGGAAGGATAATCTTTGAGTCAATAAGGGATTATGTCAGGCAAAAAGGTTAGGTTATGGAAGTTGAAATAACTGAAAAATTAATTGAAGAGCATGGGTTATCTAAAGAAGAGTATGAAAGGATATTAAATATCCTTGGAAGAGAGCCCAACTATCCGGAATTAGGTATATTTTCCGTCATGTGGTCGGAGCATTGCAGTTATAAAAGCTCTAAAGTTCATTTAGAGAAACTGCCAACAAAAGGAAAACATATCATAGAAGGACCAGGAGAAAATGCAGGAGTTGTTGATATTGGTGATGGATTGGCTATTGTGTTTAAAATAGAGAGTCACAATCATCCCTCTTTTATAGAGCCTTTTCAGGGAGCTGCCACAGGTGTGGGAGGGATATTAAGGGATATATTTACCATGGGTGCCAGACCTATTGCCTCTTTAAATTCCCTTAGGTTTGGTCCATTAGAAAAGCCAAAAAACAGATATCTTTTGGAAGGTGTTGTGGCTGGCATAGCAAGCTATGGAAATTGTATAGGGGTTCCTACTGTGGGAGGAGAGATATATTTTTCAGAGACTTATGCGAACAATCCCCTTGTGAATGCCTTTAACCTTGGAATTGTAAAAAAAGAAAGAATTTTTAAGGGAAGTGCTAAAGGTACAGGAAATTCTGTAATCTATGTCGGTTCAAAAACAGGGAGGGATGGAATCCATGGAGCCACAATGGCTTCTGAGGAATTTGATGAAACATCCGAAGAAAGACGACCAACTGTACAGGTTGGTGATCCTTTTACAGAGAAGCTCCTTTTAGAAGCATGCCTGGAAGCTATGAAAAAAGAGTGTATTGTTGGTATTCAAGATATGGGGGCAGCAGGTCTTACCTGTTCCACTTGTGAAATGGCGAGTCGGGGAAATTCAGGGATCGAAATAGATATATCTCATGTGCCCTTAAGAGAACAAGGAATGAACACCTATGAGATTATGCTTTCTGAGTCTCAGGAAAGGATGTTACTCGTTGTGGAGAAAGGTAAAGAAAATGAAGTGAAGGAGATCTTTTCAAGATGGGATCTTGAAGCAGTTGAGATAGGAAAGGTTACTGATGACGGTTTTCTCAGAGTTAAGAATAATGGTAAGGTGGTTGTCGAGATACCTGCAAAGGCCCTTTCTGAAGATGCTCCGAAATATAATAGACCAATCAAACAACCATTAAATAAGAGCGAAATTCAAAAGCTTGATCTTAATAAAATTCCTCAACCTGAAGATTTTAATGAGGCATTTATAAAAATAATCTCTTCGCCAACAATAGCTAGTAAGCATTGGGTTTATGAGCAGTATGATCATATGGTGAGAATTAACACCGTTGTTTGCCCGGGTTCAGATGCAAGCGTTCTTAGGGTCCCCGGTTCAAAAAAGGGAATTGCCTTAACATTAGATGGGAATAGTAGATACTGTTATCTTGATCCATATATAGGAGGAAAAATTGCTGTTGCAGAGGCTGCGAGGAACCTTACATGCTCAGGGGCAAAACCTTTAGCGATAACAAATTGCCTTAATTTTGGTAACCCAGAGAAGCCAGAGATAATGTGGCAATTTAGTAGGGTCGTTGAGGGAATGGCGGAGGCATGCAAGGTTTTCGATACACCTGTTACAGGAGGAAATGTCAGCTTTTATAACGAAACATTGGGAAGGGCAATATATCCCACACCTGTTTTGGGAATGGTTGGTCTTCTCGATAATCATGATTCTTACTTAACTCAGTGGTTTAAAGATGAGGAGGATATAATTGTATTGCTGGGAGAATCGAAAGAAGAGTTAGGAGGGAGCGAATATCTAAATATTATTCATGGAATAGAAAGCGGAACACCTCCAGATTTAGACCTTGACCTCGAAAAAAGAGTACAGGGGGCATGTCTTGAGGCATTTCAGAAGAAGATACTAAAATCTGCGCACGATTGCTCAGAGGGAGGCCTTGCTACTGCATTGACAGAAGGATGCATATCTAATAATATTAATGGTGTTGGAGCAGAGATATCAATAGATTATAAAATAAGAGATGATGCGCTCTTATTTGGAGAATCTCAGTCAAGGATAGTTGTTTCATTAGAAGAAAAAGATATTGATAGACTTAAAAGTATAATTGAAAAATATAAAATTCCCTATAGTATTATTGGTAGAGTGAGTGGAGATAAATTGAAGATAATTAATAAAAAAAGAGTTCAAC
The sequence above is a segment of the Nitrospinota bacterium genome. Coding sequences within it:
- the purQ gene encoding phosphoribosylformylglycinamidine synthase subunit PurQ, which gives rise to MRFGVVVFPGSNCDHDCYRVVKEVLKESVDFIWHKDSDLIGYDCIILPGGFSYGDYLRTGAIARFSPVMNSIKEFAENGKLVIGICNGFQILSESGLLPGAMLRNRGLKFICKFVSLKTENIKSPFTSGFGKGKVIRMPIAHNEGCYYADQETLKALKKNNQIIFRYCSISGDVSEKDNPNGSLENIAGICNREGNVLGMMPHPERASEDILGSSDGRIIFESIRDYVRQKG
- a CDS encoding adenylosuccinate lyase — protein: RNPITSEQLSGLARVVRGNSLAAMENIPLWHERDISHSSVERIIIPDSTILLDYMLFKFTDLIDTLLVYPENMKRNLKMTHGLIYSQRILLELAKKGITREKAYELVQRNALESWEEGVEFYELVSSDEEIKKLLTKEELDACFDLDYHLKHVDTIFERVFKEDSI
- the purS gene encoding phosphoribosylformylglycinamidine synthase subunit PurS, producing the protein MPLVKIYVTLKKGVLDPQGKTVKNSLDSLGYSFVEDVRIGKYMEITVNNIPNNELNKRIDEACQKLLANPIIENYRFEIENHK
- the purL gene encoding phosphoribosylformylglycinamidine synthase subunit PurL, giving the protein MEVEITEKLIEEHGLSKEEYERILNILGREPNYPELGIFSVMWSEHCSYKSSKVHLEKLPTKGKHIIEGPGENAGVVDIGDGLAIVFKIESHNHPSFIEPFQGAATGVGGILRDIFTMGARPIASLNSLRFGPLEKPKNRYLLEGVVAGIASYGNCIGVPTVGGEIYFSETYANNPLVNAFNLGIVKKERIFKGSAKGTGNSVIYVGSKTGRDGIHGATMASEEFDETSEERRPTVQVGDPFTEKLLLEACLEAMKKECIVGIQDMGAAGLTCSTCEMASRGNSGIEIDISHVPLREQGMNTYEIMLSESQERMLLVVEKGKENEVKEIFSRWDLEAVEIGKVTDDGFLRVKNNGKVVVEIPAKALSEDAPKYNRPIKQPLNKSEIQKLDLNKIPQPEDFNEAFIKIISSPTIASKHWVYEQYDHMVRINTVVCPGSDASVLRVPGSKKGIALTLDGNSRYCYLDPYIGGKIAVAEAARNLTCSGAKPLAITNCLNFGNPEKPEIMWQFSRVVEGMAEACKVFDTPVTGGNVSFYNETLGRAIYPTPVLGMVGLLDNHDSYLTQWFKDEEDIIVLLGESKEELGGSEYLNIIHGIESGTPPDLDLDLEKRVQGACLEAFQKKILKSAHDCSEGGLATALTEGCISNNINGVGAEISIDYKIRDDALLFGESQSRIVVSLEEKDIDRLKSIIEKYKIPYSIIGRVSGDKLKIINKKRVQPLIDIKIDILKQYWEGTLKGYFQ